In the genome of Drosophila yakuba strain Tai18E2 chromosome 3R, Prin_Dyak_Tai18E2_2.1, whole genome shotgun sequence, one region contains:
- the LOC6535688 gene encoding uncharacterized protein LOC6535688 has translation MHYTRCLEPMDKTKNTKLHQLKSSVTPYRPKPSLIRSNSPKLENDKRNGLDLELLNNPEIPSVKRVRWAPMYGEKIPSTTSVCSFPLRSKQAQFDQDLSDELILANELRLAVHRGGGSIDPEKNFELRARLSPLQLPYSRVQRILKECELSERNQHTYSIPMDYGRQLVAMVCKIRTDNLPNLKLRLASLLRQNKTRFFNRHLFNETGLIEATLPSKTPLSFEEFNQTLRTDALWCKATDSAITDLGKGSVLFKCRPLDLQEVTYKLRQCNYKIINKEVGHCPNKPLVDLNDRQMARYQEFRTALLQDVDVVKIYDNVRVQ, from the coding sequence ATGCACTACACCCGTTGCTTAGAACCCATGGACAAGACGAAGAACACGAAACTTCATCAGCTTAAGTCCAGCGTTACTCCTTACAGACCAAAGCCGAGCCTAATACGTAGTAATTCCCCAAAATTAGAGAACGATAAGCGTAATGGCTTGGACTTGGAGCTGCTGAATAATCCCGAGATACCCAGCGTAAAGCGTGTACGATGGGCTCCGATGTATGGAGAAAAGATCCCGAGTACGACCTCCGTTTGCAGCTTTCCACTAAGGTCCAAACAGGCTCAGTTTGATCAGGACTTATCAGATGAGTTAATACTGGCCAACGAGCTTCGATTGGCGGTGCATCGAGGGGGAGGTTCCATCGATCCCGAGAAGAATTTCGAGCTGAGGGCTCGACTGTCTCCATTGCAGTTGCCATACAGTCGTGTGCAGCGAATTCTGAAAGAGTGCGAGTTGAGTGAGAGGAATCAACACACCTATAGTATACCCATGGACTATGGGCGCCAATTGGTTGCCATGGTTTGCAAGATCCGGACGGATAATCTGCCCAACCTGAAGCTGCGTTTGGCCTCTTTACTTCGGCAAAACAAAACGCGCTTCTTTAATAGACATTTGTTTAACGAAACTGGCTTGATTGAGGCCACATTGCCTAGCAAAACACCTTTAAGTTTTGAAGAATTTAATCAAACGTTGCGAACAGATGCTCTGTGGTGCAAAGCCACCGATAGCGCCATTACCGATTTGGGAAAAGGGTCTGTTTTGTTCAAGTGTCGACCTCTGGACCTCCAAGAGGTTACGTACAAACTAAGGCAGTGCAACTATAAGATTATAAACAAGGAGGTGGGCCACTGTCCAAACAAGCCGCTCGTGGATTTAAATGATCGACAAATGGCCCGCTACCAGGAGTTTCGTACAGCGCTTCTTCAAGATGTAGATGTCGTAAAGATCTATGACAACGTGCGTGTCCAGTAG